In Brachypodium distachyon strain Bd21 chromosome 5, Brachypodium_distachyon_v3.0, whole genome shotgun sequence, the genomic window ttataTCATTGTAAAGTGTTTCTCGATACGAATCCAACAATATTTTGTGCCACAataatttcatattattaATGTAATTTTCGGTCAAAGTTTAGCATAAAATTCTGTGTAGGCCTTACATACCcagacggaaggagtaatgTGCTAATATAAGAATTCCAGTATATCTGGTATCACCATTCATGAGTTATCTCTaagtaaaaaaagaacataccGTTACGAACAAATTATAACACCAAGTATTCTGGTATACATATAATAATATAAGAACATGAATGATTTATCCTCTAAATCACAAATGGGTCAACAACTTTATCCCCGATATGGAACAAAAGAGAACAAACGAATTTGGAGGATTGAGTTCCCATAAGAAATTTTCATATGAGCGCGCTCAAAACAAAGGAATAATTCATGAGGAGCCCAACAATGGAAATTTTCAAAGGTGTTTAAAGTTCGTGTGTTTTTCCTATCTGACATCTACACAACATCAAAGCTTTTTTATATCCTGTAACAATCCAAAGAACATGACAACCTAATTCCTGTGGTATCCCTATTCTTACTTTTTCAATTCATGTGTTCAAAAAAGGGCCTTAAAGAATATTCCCTCCTAGTCAACTCATGCTGGATCTTTTCACCAATTTGTTATGGTCACTCCTAAACTACTAAATCAGACCATACCATGTTTTCTCTATGGGTGGACCAGATAATTGTTTCAATAGAATCAGCAACATGGAGCTAGTAACGAACAGGGAAATAGCTTTCTACCTTTTCATGAAACAAACGTTTCACTCCCCATAGTTTCTTTAGATATACCAACACGGAACTATTCAACCAATCAGGCCCAAACTGAGTTTGGGATCTCCCGAACTCCATCTGAGGTTTCTTCGCCTCATGAATAAATGTTCTACATATTAGATCCAGACAATGAAGGGCTGATAGTAATGCTTCACTTGACTGAGCATCATTAGCTGGCTTTGCACAGAGTTCTGAAGCTGAAACCTCTACCGAATTAATGAGAATTTGTATGAGGTTCTGAAGCTTCGTTAGTACATCAAACGTCGAAAATGCTCCTGTAGTAATGCAGTGTAATAGTTAATTAAGACAAAAATAACAAAGTTCCATTAACAGAGCAATGTGACAAAAATAACAAGTAAACAGGTAAGATGTGCATCTACGACAAGATAAAAATAACGCTGCTGGAGGAGCTGTAATAGTATGCTACcgccataaaaaaaattgatgttTCTTTCAAATGTTGCTCTTGGTTGGTATTCTGAGCTTAATCAAACCCCCCAAATCTATTATATGTCACTCTGGGTGCTCATCGTGGCCGGCCTGTTTCACTACCAATTAAACTGAATTCTTATTCAAAAATTGTCTTGGGtctagtacaaagttagtacttTGCTTCCACGGGTTTGACCATCCAAACCACATTTGAACACCCTATATGTCATTTGACCATTCTGATTAAACATTCCTAGGTCTGCTGATCATACCGAAAGCAGGAAGTGTCACTCAAAGCTATCCAATATTCAGTAAGAACTACTTACTTAGCATTCAGTGTTTATTGATTTTGTGATCAGACTAGTAGGCTAAACATCCCACACAAAACAAGGTTAAAATGTGTAAATGTCTAGGAAGTTGGGTGGTCCAGTTAGCTTACTACTGAGCTTTCTCTGATTATATTACAACTAAATTCACGTTCAGTGTTATTTGTTCCATCAAAAGGTTGAGCGACTGCATAAACTACACATCAAATGAGGAAGCAACAGAAGAGGATAAAGCGCACTTGACTTACTACTTTCTGGGTTATCTTCATCAAGGGTAAGTTTCAACAGTTCTCTCAAAGAGAGGTTATGAGCCTGTAGATCACGAGGAAAGATTCTGATCATTACAATAGAAGTGTTTCAACTATTCCATGCATACGTGCATTTCAGAACATGTGAACATGTCATCATAGCTCCATCTGTGCCAGCAagaaattttcaaaacaaaaattaataATTCAGCTTGCTACTGTACAAACCAGTCGATTTGATGCATCATCATTTTCAGTTGCACGAACAACCAAGGAAAGGCAGTGCCCCAGCCCAGTAAGGACACTGTTAAGTTTACTCTTATCCTGCAGATGGATTCTGTCGTTGCTCAATACAGCAACGAAGTTGTTGAAAGCCTGTCAAAATGAATTGTGAAAAACAATATTACTTGGTAGCGGACATGGTCAATCACACATCTAGCAGGAATGAGTGTGCGTCTCAATAATATATTACTTATTTCATAACCTGGCACGGTCACTTCATAGAAGAAAGAGTATGAAGCAAGTTCTGGTAGCTTAATAAACGCCAAATCCGGCAAAACAAAAGGGAAGGCTTTTTTTCAAGGGAGGCGACTAGCATCTAATAATGGAATAAGCAGGACAATATATCTCTagcaaacaaaattttgttAGCTCACAAGCTGGGTTGAAACTAGCATGTAATCAAGGAATAAGCTGGACAATACATCTCTAGCAAACTAAAACTCGTTAGCTCACAAGCTGGCATTTCAATTTTCAACACACCAATACATGAGTGAAGTCCACTGACCTGTTCAGCATATCTGGGAAAGGAGGATGGGAAATTAAGAACCACGAGCTCCAGAAACCTAAAAGCCATTAACTGGATATCCATAGATAGGTTTGTCATCCCATTCAAAACATTCGCCATCAGCAGAGATAGTGTGCTGCGAGTAGATATTGCATTGTCCTGCAATAAACCTAGTATCACATTTGAAGCTAACAAGATCGATCTAAAAAACTGGAGCAGATCAGAGGAATAGTATGCTAAAAACATGGCATATATGTGCTTACACTACTTAGAAGAGACTACACGGTCTGCTAAATAAAATAGACAATTGTGGGTTAAAACGGAATGAAGTTAAGTATGGTGCTGAGTGTTTGGAGAATGTTAATGAATTATCACCGTCATAAAGTTGTCAAGAAGCAAGACTTCCAAGACTCAGTTGCTAGCATGTGCTATTCGAATGTAGGGCGTGATGCGACTATAATGTTCAGTTAAATGATTTCTTGTGATTCCAGGCAGCATATGGTGAGGGGTGGGGGAGGCATAGGGTTGGGGgttggggggaggggggggggggtatgaGGGATACCTCTTTCAGAGATGGGAATATCAGAGACTGCAGTATATTGTACAATGATTCACGAACCACCTTATCAGTGTCGCATATCCGTTCCTGCAGCTTCTCAATCATAGCAACCTTGTGCAATTTAAGCTCCTCTGGATGTTTGACAACGAGATCCTTTATTCCATTCAATGCAgcttcaacaacaacaacaacaaaaaagcatAATTCGGGTGAGCTGCCTATCATTAATAATCAACATAGATTAACAGTTGCGTGCATTTGGCGTCCCAATGCGCCGTGCAGAGGCTAAACTAGGAAGCTCACCTCGCCGCACTTTGGCATTGTAGTGCACCGTCTGCTGCAGCAGCTCACGGAGCGTGAGACCGCGCTTGTTCACCGCCATGCCCGCCCTCTCTGACGCCATGCTCTGCTCCGGCAGCACGATCACTGCACGCATACaacacaacaacaaaaaaactaGTTATGCGCCGCGACACCTCAAAACATCATAGCAACAGAGCATAAAAGCAAGCCTCACTTTTGGACTTAATCTCCGTGTTGGTGGTGttcttcggcggcggcagcttgCGCCCTACCTTGTGCTTGTACTTCTGTGAACCACCAAAAGCTTAAACGGTTAGCTCCGAGTAGAGACTGAGGGTTCAGGGGCGCTTCAGGAAACGGCCGGGGTGGTTACCTTGAAGTCGACGCCGCCACGCTGCTTCGGCTTGGCCTTCGGCTTCTtcgacgaggaggaagccgcggcgccgcccttTGGTCGCCCCATGACGCGAGGGCGTTGCTCGGGACAGGCGGCGGCtggggggaggagggggcggcggcggcagaaggTTATGCACTTATGCGAAGGGATATGGAGGAAAAAAACGGAGACAAGGAAACGAGGCCCGCGCGTAAAAGCCCGGTTTTACGCCTCGGGCCCGGCCCTCTCTTGTGCAGGTCCACTTCCCCTTCTGATTTTCGCTTTCAAATATTCTTTTCAATTCGCTCaaaataatactccgtatttctttattttttcgagaaaaaaatatatttctttCCAACACTATATTTTTTCGAGAGACTACGCTTTTTCAATGGTAAGCCTCTTCACTTCCGTTCAGGTTTCGCTATCAATGCACTTGCCTCTAACTATACTCGCGCAAACCGAAGGCAGATGTTAACCACCATGGATGGATCCAAGCACTCTTGGATTATGTTAAACTCAACGTGATGTCTTCTTTGATAATAACCTCCCGCTGGCCAAATCTTCCCTGAGCACTCTACCTGTTCTAGTCAATAGTGTAAAATATAAGTATTGATTAATAAAGAGTGTTTTTCTGTCAAAAACAAGATCTCCCAACCATCCACGGTCAATGGTGTGTTTATTGAATCGAACGAGAACGTCAAAACTCAAATATCGCAAAACTAAACAACGATAACAGAGCAAGTAAAAAGGCGAGCTAAGATAAATGGTTGTCCTGAGTTGCCCTCGTGTGTTCAAGCATCGCTAGCAAATATTACCTCATTTTCATAAAGGTttggcgtatttggtttcgcTAAAACAATACTTCGACCGATTATAACTTCATtgatatttaatttatatgatAGGAAGCCACActtatcaacaaaaaaaatttaaggACGAATCTActaatataaatttcatgttttaaaaaacatatatCGATAAAATAATTCTTTCTTTTAAGTTGGGGGGATATATTACTCATCGAGAATACGGTTACAGTCGGTCGCAACTCGGCACGTCACGCAGGACGGCACAGAGTCGCGCAACACACTCCCACACAACACACTAATACACCAACGAGCAATACCTTCCGCCGCTGCGTTCGCTTGGCGATCGACCTTGTGGCAGGAGAATCCAGGAGCACCGCCAAAGGTTTCCTTGATGGAAGCGACGATGCCGGCAATGGAGGACCGGTTTCTAGAGCTGTTGTTGATCGCCTGGACGACCGACAAGCAGCTGCATTCCATGATCAGAGGAAGGGGAGACCAGCTGCGAACAGTCTTTAAACCTTCAAGGCAGGCGACCGCCTCGGCCATCTCTGCATTCGGGCAGTTCGGAACAAAGTCCCAAGCAAATCCAAGGACCGTACTGTGACAGTCACGTAACACCGCCCCCCAGGCAGCAAGGTTGGTTTCCAACCGGAAGCTCGCATCCATGTTTGGTTTAATGGAGCCCGGTGGGGGAAGATTCCAGTGGCAGGAGTGGGAACTAGGGGAAGGAGCAGTCTTGGGAAGAATGGCAAAGGCCGGGGCTTTACCTTTGGCGATCGCAGTAGGGCTGGCAACATTCAGGTGAGGCAACGAGTCCACATAGTTGAAAATAAAATGGGCCGAGGCCTCAACTGAAGCATCACCTTTAGCGAAGATAATATCATTCCTGAGGTGTCAAGCTCGCCACCAAAGAAAGAGCAACCTGATCCTGCTGTCCATATCACTTTTATtcagcagcaggaggaccCAATCCTTACCAGTAAATTGCAGCTCAAGCTCTGGCGGAAGAGCCCAGTTCTTCCTGGCGCGTTCTCTAAGAGCTCTGGCTTTAGTGCAAGACATTACTGCATGAAAGCCATCTTCAGCCTCTACACCACAGATTTTGTAAGTAGGGAGCACATCCATGTTTCTGGCGTGGCGGTTGACTTGGACAGCGAGAGTGTTCGTCGCGAGCTTCCAGGCAAAGACCTTGATTTTGGGAGGGATCGGCGCCTTCCAGATCAGATTCCACAGATCACGGTGGCCATCTGGTGTCGTGCTGGAGCTCAAAGCGGACAGGTTGTGCTTCAGATTAAGCGCGAGGCAGTAGGCGCTTTTGACGGAGAAGGTACCCGATTTCTCAAAGTGCCAGGCGATGACATCTTCCGAGTGTAGCGGGAGTGGTTGGATTTTCATGAAGGGTAGAAGCACTCACGGATCAGGGGCTCATTCCACAAATTTGTCCCAGGTAACAGGAGATCAGCCACACGCCGCACTCGTAATCTGGTTctcgaggggggggggggcgcttTCAGGTTACCACGGGGTATCCAATTGTGTCGCCAAATCTGAATATTTTTCCCAGAACCGATTCGCCAGATGATGCCTTCTTTGAGGAGCTCAAGGCCAAACTGGATCCCCTGCCAACAAGGCGAAGAGACTTTCGGAAAGATAGTATCAGTCAGACTCCCATTTGGATAGTACTTGGCTTTAAGGAGTTGGGCACAGAGGGAGTTTGGAAACATCAGAAGGCGCCACGCTTGTTTTGCAAGAAGGACTTGGTTGAACAGGCGGAGATCTCTGAAGCCCATACCACCGAAGGATTTGGGCCGAATCAGGCGTTCCCAACTCATCCAGTGAGTTTTACGGCGATCCATTTCGTCGCCCCACCAAAAGTCCCGGGCGATGTGGGAGAGCTCTTCACACAGGGTAGCAGAGAGCTTGAAGAGACTTATGGAGTAGGTTGGGATGGCCTGGATGACAGATTTTATAACAACTTCTTTGCCCCCACATGATAGGTACTTTTCAGCCCAATCGGAGCAACGCTTCAACATTTTGTCTTTCACTGATTGGAACTTGCCATCCTTCATCTTTCCTGCTGGGACCGGAAGTCCGAGGTATTTAGTTTCGAAGGTGTCATGCTGCACCTCAAGGATTTGTTTAACTGACGCCGGAGACACTTTGTTGCCCATCAGAATTGAGCATTTATCCGAGCTAAGAGATTGCCCGGTACCAATCTCATAAGTATTGAGGGTGTTGCGGATGACGGTAGCTTGGGCAGCGTTGGCTTTAAAGAACAGGAGGTTTTCATCGGCGAACAAGACATGAGAAATCCCCGGGCTTCGACGGCAAATATGAAGTTCCTTAAGATCACCAGAGATAATCTGTTTCTGCAACAATAAGGATAGGTTTTCAGCAACCAACAGAAATAAGTAAGGTGATAGGGGGTCACCTTGGCGGAGTCCTCTCTTGGTTTGAACATGTTCAGTAATTTGCCATTGAATCTCACGCTATAATTCTTGATCCAAGTGttatcttaacgaaaccaaatacgccaacctttgtaaAAACTAGGAGTAGTGTATTGCTTCCAATCGCTTGCTGCCTCGGACCATGGTGTCTCCTACCTCTTGTTTTCTGGAAGTGGGCTGCACACATGAAGACCACCTGCTTTTGGTTGAAAGATAATAAAGCCAAGACTATACCCCCAGGAGTATCTACCGTCACCGTCCTGGCCACCTTcgcagggggggggggggtgtcaTTTAGGCCCCGTTTGGAACCAACGATTTTTATAGGATTCTCGTAGGATAGGAATTGTACATGAATATATTCCTTTGGACCATTTGGAACAATGGATAGGAAAATGTGCATTCCTATGGAACACTGTTGCTACAATGTGATTTTATAGGAAAGAAAACATCCACTTCGAGcccattttttttacacgtGAAGCAACTCTGATTCACGGTTTCTACAAATTTCGTTCTTGCATTCCAAACGGTTTTTCTATCTCAAACCTATGTTTTCAATCCCTATAGGATTTCACATGCCTGTCATGCCAATTTCTGTATTTTTCCTATTACTGTGTTTTTTGAGCAGTGCTATGCATATGACACAAATCATACTATTTGGGTACACCTAGGCTTGGACCTCTGGGATAAGCAAATATCAATACATCACCTAGGCATCGGACAGAAATCGTACGATTTTTGTCGTACGCAGAGTAGTTCCGGTGTTTTTTCTATCCTGCGTCCCAAACGGGGCCTTAATGTGAATTATATAAAAGAGAGGTGATCAGGAGGAAAaagtctctctctctgatgTGACCGCCGACAACTTCTCGCTTTGTTTCTCTCGTTTTCTCATTCTCTCTCTGACTTTTTGCATGTGAAGGCTGGCACCTTTTTGCATGCGACGTGCTACCACATTTTTCTTCCCACTTTTGTATCGGTTCATTTGTAAGTACATTCTGATACATGATAAGTACTTTATTAATTTGTAGTTCGCGGCCAATTATGATGGATACATCAATGTACATGACAGATACATTTAGGtacatgatggtacatcacatGTAGCTTAACAATTTTGAAGTTCTCGTCATATCAATACTTCGTACCATGTACATGAGCTCATAGCAGTACATCATGTATCACgacaaaaacaacaaaaaaacaaataatagTACATAGATCAAACAAAATTTAGAAGATACCTAAAGCACCGAGGTACACGAAAAAAATCTCAATTCAAAGAAGAAACCATAAAATCGAGTCCCACGGAtgaatccatccatccaaagACAAACCCAACATACACTCCTCGATGGCGGCCAAGTCGAcggccggagcggcggcgcaagGCCGGCTGATGCGCTGAGGGCAGGGCCGCCGATCCGGTGCCAACATGGCAGAGGGCGGCTAGATCCGGCGCCAGCAGGGCAGAGGGCAGCCAGATCCGGCCCCATGGcatctctctatctctctcgcttatacatgttttcttttgtacatGGGTGCCAAGCAGATATATTCCTTTGTACATGTTCGTCGCAAAGAAAATTGGAGGATAAAATAACCCTAAGTGGTGGTTCAAAACCCCCAATTTCATCGGTACAAAAACCCTCGAAATCAAACCTCAAAACATATCTAATCCAAGGCGATTCAACGAGGAGCATGCAGGGCACTTACTTATGTTTGTGTGAGCGTCAATCATCTCAAATCCACGGCGATCATCCGCCGGTTGCCATTGCCGCTGCTCAAGCTTTGGGAGGAAGAGGGCGAGTCGcggaagagagaagagaggatgGGAACGATGGAGTTAGGGGTTTAGATGGGCTAAAGGTACAAATGTGCCGACATATCACTCAGGCCTAACAACAATCTTGATTTCTTTCGTTGAGTCATCCATCCCACACGACCAAACGGGTTTTTTAGGGGGGTTTTTTTGAGGAAGGGTTTTCTAGGTATTAGAGGGCTAGTTAACCGAAATTAGTTAGCTATTAGAAGTTGAAAACCAGGAATTTGGAGGCGAGGTTCGATTCCAACAATCTTTAAGAAGAATATATTTAAAACGGACCTTTTCCTTCTAAAACGCACTCACAGTACGTGCAAAAGAGCGTGGCCACTGCTCACTAGGATTCGAAACCACCGTGGATGTGAATGAATCCGTGTTCTCACTCACTGGTCAAACACTGCGTAATGTTTGAGAATTGAGATTTACAAAACTTTAGTTACCCAGACCACTTGGGCAGCTGGGCACGTTGCAGGGCGCGTTGAAATTTGACGACCGTGAGACGGAGATTGGAGAGGTATCGGCGGCAGGCAGGCGAGTGGAGATAGTCGCGTCGCACGGCACGATGCGCGGCACGTGTGGCTCCTCGGCTATCGGCGCACGCCGGCTTGTGTCGTCGTCCAACACCACAACAGGCAGGCAGCCCGGCTCCCGAAAGCCACCCACCGCCCGGCGCCGGATTGGGCAGCACGCCCACCCCTCGTGCTCCGGCCCGGCCACCACTGCTACCCCCAATGGCCTCCTGCCTGCAAACCCTGATGAGCAGGAGAAAAACAGGGCACCTTGCTCGTGGCAGCTGCAGGtcggaaaaataaataaattcgaAACCAACAGTTTGATGGCACCGTACCTGTACTTAGGCTCTAATGATCTGACTGTAACTTGAATACGGACTTAATAAACGGAGTTTGTTCATCTAATGATCTGATTGTAACTGAATActgacttctttttttttctggaagaACTGAATACTGACTTGATAAACGGAGTTTTGTTCATCAAGTGAAGCTTCAATCATTTGGCGGACAGATATTCCCAAATGCTGACGACGCTCATGACTCATGTAACTGGATTACTAGTACAATCAGTACTGATGAAATATGTACTGCAATTACAGTAGTAAAATCAATCAGACAGTGAGATGAGCTCTTGGATGCTCTCTTGGGTCGATACGTACGCTCCAGGCAGAACCACAGCCAGGCAGGACCTCAGATGACCCATAAAACAATTCCTAGGGTTCGTAAAACAAGATTAGCACGGTGGTACGGTCGTCAGGACAGATGTTCTCTAGGCTTGACCGCGTACCTATCCCTAGACCTAGCTAAAGCTCTAGCAAGCACATTGGGCATTACTGCCTTCCCTATAAAACCCAAACAACCCCGGCCAACCCTGCCCTTCTCTTCAACTCCTAGACACCAACAGTACTGCCGTCGTCACACAGAAACGCAGGAAGGAAAACGTTCGCCATGAGCTCCAGATCAAGCAGAAGCACCAGCACCGTAGTCGGTCTCCTTGTGGTTGCATTGCTCTTCTCCACGTTCCTCGCGCCTCATCTTCCCGCTGCTTCTGCTCGCCACGGTGAGTCCTGCGTAGTGTAATGGTGTTCTTTGTCCATCAATCCCCTTCTTGTCAATTAACTCGATTAAGCCCTGTGTGTTAATCGATTTGATTGTCCCCGGCTGGCTGCAGTGGCGGTGTTCAAGGCAAAAGATGATGCAACAGGACAGGCTGAAGCTGCCGGCGGCCGCTCGAGTCGACCGGGAAGAACTTCGACGGTGGAAatgcgcggcggcgacgcgtgggcggcggcggagatgcAGGATATGCTCAAGAGGGATTACGCGTATaaggcgcgccgccgctcgccgatCCACAACGACGAACCTCTGCAGGAGAATGACGAGCCCTGATTAAGCTTAGCCTTGATGCACACAGTACTCATGCAGCTAGGTACTGTACATAGTCAGAGGCTTGATTAGTTAGCTGGAGCCGCTCTCTGAtttactagtagtactacacATAGTTAGAGTTGCAGGCTAGCTTGCAGGATGGATAGATAGAGCTTAGTGCCTTAGTTACCCAAATATTATGGAATAGTGCAATGGTTTGGGTTGGCTGGATAGATTAGCTGGTCAACCTTAAGTTAAATATTAGCATCCAAGCTGGGCATCACATTTAGCCCTGATTTTGCAAGAACCTGAAAGGTTCGTGTGAAAAACGGGCAGTTTTGTGGCTGATGTTCACGCTTGGGGCTATGCTACCTTGTACTATATGTATGTCCACCAGAATCAGGCTTGCAACTTTGCATGCAGATATCagtgaaaatatatatcctCGTCTTATTTTGTTGCTTGCTCACATGCTGATCATGGCGAATTTACTGAACCCCTTTATCTGAGAGCGGGGTGCAGTCAACTAGTTTCGCAAAATCCAGATTACAAACAAACGCACTTTCAGGAAACTTTGGAAAC contains:
- the LOC106865637 gene encoding uncharacterized protein LOC106865637 — translated: MSSRSSRSTSTVVGLLVVALLFSTFLAPHLPAASARHVAVFKAKDDATGQAEAAGGRSSRPGRTSTVEMRGGDAWAAAEMQDMLKRDYAYKARRRSPIHNDEPLQENDEP